The Metabacillus sediminilitoris genome window below encodes:
- a CDS encoding SDR family oxidoreductase, producing the protein MRFLILGATGMAGHVIAIYLKEQGHEVTALTRRPFPYCENIIADITNLPIVSETINNGKYDAVINCIGILNEFAEENKHQAVFLNSYLPHYLSYQTRESKTKIIHMSTDCVFSGKSGNYNENSIRDGETFYDRSKALGELENEKDLTFRNSIIGPDINEYGIGLFNWFMEQNGEINGFTKAIWTGVTTLTLAKAMEKAMENNLAGLYNLVNNDSITKYELLKLFNKYFKDNKLTINKSDKVSLDKSLINSRNDFDFVVPSYEEMIMEMKEWVVSHKELYPHYFNLE; encoded by the coding sequence ATGAGATTTTTAATATTAGGTGCTACTGGGATGGCTGGTCACGTGATAGCTATATATTTAAAAGAGCAAGGCCATGAAGTAACAGCACTAACTAGAAGGCCTTTTCCGTATTGTGAAAATATCATTGCTGATATTACTAATTTACCAATAGTTTCAGAAACGATTAATAATGGTAAATATGATGCTGTTATAAACTGTATCGGAATTTTAAATGAATTTGCTGAGGAAAATAAACATCAAGCTGTATTCTTAAATAGTTATTTACCTCATTATCTAAGTTATCAAACTAGAGAATCAAAAACAAAGATAATTCATATGAGTACAGATTGTGTTTTCTCAGGTAAGAGTGGAAATTATAATGAAAATTCCATTAGGGATGGAGAAACCTTTTATGATCGATCAAAAGCACTAGGAGAATTAGAAAACGAAAAGGATTTAACTTTCAGGAACTCTATTATAGGTCCCGATATTAATGAATATGGAATAGGACTGTTTAATTGGTTTATGGAGCAAAATGGAGAAATTAATGGTTTTACTAAAGCTATTTGGACTGGAGTAACTACTTTAACATTAGCAAAGGCAATGGAAAAGGCTATGGAAAATAATTTAGCTGGATTATATAACTTAGTTAATAATGACTCAATTACTAAGTATGAACTATTAAAACTCTTTAATAAATATTTTAAAGATAATAAATTAACAATAAATAAAAGTGATAAAGTATCATTAGATAAATCGTTGATAAATAGTAGGAATGATTTTGATTTTGTCGTTCCTTCATATGAAGAAATGATTATGGAAATGAAAGAATGGGTTGTTTCTCATAAAGAATTATATCCACATTATTTTAATTTAGAGTAA
- a CDS encoding glycosyltransferase yields the protein MNIMVFNVPAESVGALSILNEFYDDTKYCKDKSINWFFVLSKPNLKETDNIKVLRFPWLKKSWFHRLYFDNIIAPKLIKKYKIDKVVSFQNVIIPHTNVNQTLYVHNCLPFINYKFTLKEDRLLWIYQNIISKKIIKSIKEADKVIVQTKWMKEACIERTYVKGDKISVMPPKINLDIKHFFEPNKKSLSTFFYPASEFVYKNHELIVNACKKLKDENITDFKVIFTLVGDENDHIIKLYREVKQHQLPIEFVGSLSREKVFDLYTKSILVFPSYIETFGLPLLEARMHRTPILASDCSFSREVLEDYSDVNYFDPFNSNNLEYLLKEKLM from the coding sequence ATGAATATTATGGTTTTTAATGTTCCAGCAGAGTCTGTTGGAGCATTATCAATTTTAAATGAATTTTATGATGACACAAAGTACTGTAAAGATAAGAGTATTAATTGGTTTTTTGTTCTTAGTAAACCAAACCTTAAAGAAACTGATAATATTAAAGTACTGCGGTTTCCTTGGTTAAAGAAAAGTTGGTTTCACAGGTTATATTTTGATAATATTATCGCACCAAAATTAATTAAGAAATACAAAATAGATAAGGTAGTTTCGTTTCAAAACGTTATTATTCCCCATACAAATGTAAATCAAACCTTATATGTTCATAACTGCTTGCCTTTTATTAATTATAAATTTACTTTAAAGGAAGATAGGCTTCTCTGGATTTATCAAAATATAATTTCTAAAAAGATTATAAAATCAATCAAGGAAGCTGATAAGGTAATTGTTCAAACCAAGTGGATGAAAGAAGCTTGTATAGAAAGAACATATGTAAAAGGTGATAAAATTAGTGTGATGCCTCCTAAAATAAATTTAGATATAAAGCATTTTTTTGAACCAAATAAAAAGTCTCTTTCAACCTTTTTCTACCCTGCAAGTGAGTTTGTTTATAAAAATCATGAATTGATAGTTAATGCATGCAAAAAGTTGAAAGATGAAAATATTACAGATTTTAAGGTTATTTTCACTTTAGTTGGTGATGAAAATGACCATATCATAAAGTTATATAGAGAGGTAAAACAACATCAACTTCCGATAGAATTTGTTGGGAGTCTTTCAAGGGAAAAGGTTTTTGATTTATATACAAAATCAATATTAGTATTTCCATCATATATTGAAACTTTTGGATTACCTTTACTAGAAGCAAGAATGCACAGAACACCAATATTAGCTTCTGATTGCAGTTTCTCTCGAGAGGTTTTAGAGGATTATAGTGATGTGAATTATTTTGATCCATTTAATTCAAATAATCTAGAGTATTTATTAAAGGAAAAACTCATGTAA
- a CDS encoding glycosyltransferase family 4 protein translates to MHIVFIVGNYYPYYSAVGNCVGNVADELAKGNKVTVICQKNFNEQADVEVFNKQKIIRVATRENNVREILSSKINTEKGFKKKIYKVLQGTYKVSRVIKTTFSRVTLRKELVNSYLDTLYNIQEPIDLIIPACMPFESVIAACKFKSQYQYSEVQIIPYLFDNFVDNESLHRTKINMKLKRKKHLLLEEDMLKNTSSILIMNQLREHFSLEFPNFEDKLVVVEHPLLKQYSEDPVENKGSIELIYAGSFYKKIRDPKYFLKVVDNALSCINATIHLYTFGNCNEIIEKYSKMDKPILNHGKVSTEKAYKELNKANILIAVGNSNNKQVPSKIFEYLSFGKPIIYFYSNPNDTNLEILNKYPLSLCLKQDDDKFEDNVKLFVEFCDKHKYSHISYEVVEKLFKDATPKYTAEIIKKIYEESNI, encoded by the coding sequence TTGCATATTGTATTTATAGTAGGTAACTATTATCCATACTATTCAGCTGTTGGAAACTGTGTTGGTAATGTTGCTGATGAATTAGCAAAAGGGAACAAAGTTACAGTTATTTGTCAAAAGAATTTTAATGAACAAGCTGATGTTGAAGTTTTTAATAAGCAAAAAATTATTAGAGTAGCTACACGTGAAAACAATGTCAGAGAGATACTGAGTTCAAAAATTAATACTGAAAAAGGCTTTAAGAAAAAAATTTACAAGGTGTTACAAGGGACATATAAGGTTTCAAGAGTAATAAAGACTACTTTTTCAAGGGTCACTTTAAGGAAAGAATTAGTGAATTCCTACCTAGATACATTATATAATATCCAAGAACCCATTGATCTAATTATCCCTGCTTGTATGCCTTTTGAAAGTGTTATTGCAGCATGTAAGTTTAAGAGCCAATATCAATATTCTGAGGTTCAAATTATCCCCTATTTATTTGATAATTTTGTTGATAATGAATCCTTGCATAGAACGAAAATAAATATGAAACTTAAAAGAAAAAAACATTTACTATTAGAAGAAGATATGCTAAAGAATACGAGTTCAATACTTATAATGAATCAGTTAAGAGAGCACTTCTCTTTAGAATTTCCTAATTTTGAAGATAAATTGGTAGTAGTTGAACATCCTTTATTAAAACAGTACTCTGAGGACCCTGTAGAAAATAAGGGGAGTATTGAATTAATATATGCAGGGAGTTTCTATAAAAAAATTAGAGATCCAAAGTACTTTTTGAAGGTTGTAGATAATGCATTATCTTGTATTAATGCAACTATTCATCTATATACCTTTGGTAATTGTAATGAAATAATTGAAAAATATTCCAAAATGGATAAACCAATCCTTAATCATGGTAAGGTTTCTACCGAAAAAGCATATAAAGAATTAAATAAAGCAAATATTTTAATTGCAGTTGGAAATAGTAATAATAAGCAAGTTCCAAGTAAAATATTTGAGTATTTATCATTTGGAAAGCCTATTATATATTTTTACTCTAATCCTAACGATACTAACTTAGAAATCCTTAATAAATATCCGCTATCATTATGTTTAAAGCAGGATGATGATAAGTTTGAGGATAACGTAAAATTATTTGTTGAATTTTGTGATAAACATAAGTACTCCCATATATCTTATGAGGTTGTTGAAAAACTTTTTAAAGATGCAACTCCAAAATATACTGCTGAAATAATTAAGAAAATCTATGAGGAGTCAAATATATGA
- a CDS encoding 6-hydroxymethylpterin diphosphokinase MptE-like protein, producing MQIRKLVEKNDILLGYYLKIRCFIYLVVFYPYRKLRESFRKYGLDKSNSYIKKIKDIHSGERCFIIGTGPSLTKEDIYKLKSEYTFGTNALCLLFNELKWKTNYFVISDKKAYKKLVNNLPKDDTNNIFISSPKSKDVKDGHTYVPINPVNNYLTTNKYKKFSDNIHVCCYDANTVVFNALQIAIYMGFKEIYLIGVDCNYSDDAKKRYLVDHQINNPYYKSAGRSMIEDFKVAKKYADKFGIKIYNATRGGMLEVFERVNLDKVL from the coding sequence ATGCAAATAAGAAAGCTCGTTGAAAAAAATGATATATTACTAGGCTACTATTTAAAAATTAGGTGCTTTATTTATTTAGTAGTGTTTTATCCATATCGCAAATTAAGAGAATCATTTAGAAAATATGGATTGGATAAATCTAATTCTTATATTAAAAAGATTAAAGACATTCACTCCGGAGAAAGGTGTTTTATTATTGGAACTGGCCCTAGTTTAACAAAAGAGGATATTTATAAACTGAAAAGTGAATATACTTTTGGCACCAATGCATTATGTTTATTATTTAACGAACTTAAATGGAAAACTAATTATTTTGTTATTTCTGATAAAAAGGCATATAAAAAGTTAGTTAACAATCTACCGAAAGATGACACTAACAATATCTTTATCTCCAGTCCGAAGAGTAAGGATGTTAAAGATGGACACACATATGTACCTATAAATCCTGTAAATAACTACTTAACAACTAATAAGTATAAAAAATTTTCTGATAATATACATGTTTGCTGTTATGATGCAAATACTGTTGTATTTAATGCATTACAGATAGCTATTTATATGGGTTTTAAAGAAATATATTTGATAGGCGTAGATTGTAATTACAGTGATGACGCAAAAAAAAGGTATTTAGTTGATCACCAAATAAATAATCCATATTATAAATCTGCTGGTAGAAGTATGATTGAAGATTTTAAAGTGGCTAAAAAGTATGCAGATAAATTTGGAATAAAGATATATAATGCAACACGTGGAGGAATGTTAGAAGTCTTTGAAAGAGTAAATTTAGATAAAGTATTATAA
- the wecB gene encoding non-hydrolyzing UDP-N-acetylglucosamine 2-epimerase, whose translation MNKLKVMTIVGTRPEIIRLSETIKKMDKYFNHILVHTGQNWDYTLNQVFFEELEIREPDYYLDSVGGNLGETMGNIISKAYELLNREKPDALLILGDTNSSLSAISAKRLKIPIFHMEAGNRCFDENLPEEINRKIVDHISDVNLPYTEHARRYLIAEGVRKEHIYVTGSPMTEVLKKYENKIQESNVLETLGLEKGKYILVSAHREENIDNEENFLSLMNAINEIAEYYQIPVIYSTHPRSKNIIEKRDFKFHRLVKSLKPFGFFDYNKLQLNAFCVLSDSGTVPEEASILGFPAVSIRTSTERPEALDKGVIILGGIKKNDVIQSVELCRSMWEANELVIPVTDYQDTNVSVKVIKIIQSYTQIVNRVVWGKG comes from the coding sequence ATGAACAAACTTAAAGTTATGACGATCGTTGGAACTAGGCCTGAAATTATTAGATTAAGTGAAACAATTAAAAAAATGGACAAATATTTTAATCATATACTTGTTCATACCGGTCAAAATTGGGACTATACACTTAATCAAGTTTTCTTTGAAGAATTAGAAATTCGTGAGCCAGATTATTATTTAGACAGTGTTGGGGGAAATCTAGGTGAAACAATGGGAAATATTATTTCTAAAGCCTATGAACTTCTTAATAGAGAAAAACCAGATGCATTACTGATTTTAGGAGATACTAATTCATCATTATCTGCAATATCTGCAAAAAGACTAAAGATACCGATTTTCCATATGGAAGCAGGTAATCGTTGTTTTGATGAAAACTTACCTGAGGAAATTAATAGAAAAATTGTTGACCATATATCAGATGTGAATTTGCCATATACTGAGCATGCTAGGAGATATTTGATAGCTGAAGGAGTTAGGAAAGAGCATATCTATGTAACTGGTTCTCCTATGACAGAAGTGTTGAAGAAATATGAAAATAAGATCCAAGAGAGTAATGTACTTGAGACCCTTGGTCTAGAAAAAGGAAAATATATATTAGTTTCTGCCCATAGAGAAGAAAATATTGATAATGAGGAAAACTTTTTATCACTTATGAATGCTATTAATGAGATAGCCGAATATTATCAAATTCCAGTAATATATTCAACCCATCCAAGAAGTAAAAATATTATTGAGAAAAGAGACTTTAAATTTCATCGATTAGTTAAGAGTCTAAAACCATTTGGTTTCTTTGATTATAATAAACTTCAATTAAATGCTTTTTGTGTACTTTCTGATAGTGGGACAGTGCCTGAAGAGGCTTCTATACTAGGATTTCCAGCTGTATCAATTAGAACATCTACTGAACGTCCAGAGGCGTTAGATAAAGGAGTTATTATACTTGGTGGAATCAAAAAAAATGATGTAATTCAGTCTGTTGAATTATGTAGGAGTATGTGGGAGGCTAATGAATTAGTCATTCCTGTTACCGATTATCAAGATACTAATGTTTCTGTTAAGGTTATAAAAATAATTCAAAGTTATACACAGATAGTTAATAGGGTTGTTTGGGGGAAAGGATAA
- a CDS encoding BglG family transcription antiterminator, which yields MNDFLNERHNKIIEILQKERRYVTASELAEKLHVSKKTIYRDINEISENNPTSYRIIKKENNGYSLELIEENSAHGEFEHPEERRLNLLLYLLSIAPCKTSIQKIADRYFVSQSSIINDFKHIEKKITPYNLHLSRKNNGTCLEGDQLALYRLMSVIIESYLKQTGDSLSQDDIPDCIKNIKVKNARLDELKKLLHDMQVEHDLLLDQPYYLTLFCSLLSIIEKHTNGMQLLANEGKIYEEIDGNSAIYSMTKHLVDKLELLYTIRLKPYEMYSLYYILKAYKLNSKFFLNQDTKEIKNEKVKTLAEQFILNVTENSGYQFIEDKELVERLTLHLYSMVYRLDHQIYIMNPIIKSIKTNFPKIFNLVKDSAKELNQEGIYDKSITDEEIGYIALYFQISYDERFANKIPILIECSSGIGTSHLLSGKIKKNFPEIHVKKIIAQQRIKQSDYDDVELIISTVKTHSIVDKPTILVSPILNDEEKYKIHQFIKNYYQQQSSHQNNYLKV from the coding sequence ATGAATGATTTCCTGAATGAGCGTCACAATAAAATCATCGAAATTTTGCAAAAGGAGAGGAGATATGTAACAGCTTCTGAATTGGCTGAAAAGCTACATGTTTCTAAAAAAACTATTTATCGAGACATAAATGAAATATCAGAAAATAATCCTACCTCTTATCGAATTATAAAGAAAGAGAATAATGGATATTCATTAGAACTTATTGAGGAAAACAGCGCCCATGGTGAATTTGAACATCCAGAAGAAAGACGTTTAAACCTATTATTATATCTCCTTTCTATTGCACCTTGTAAAACATCCATCCAGAAAATAGCAGATAGATACTTTGTGAGTCAAAGCTCCATCATAAATGATTTTAAGCATATAGAGAAGAAAATAACGCCGTACAACTTACATTTATCAAGGAAGAATAACGGTACCTGTTTAGAGGGGGATCAACTTGCATTATATCGCTTAATGTCTGTCATTATTGAAAGTTATTTAAAACAAACAGGAGATTCATTAAGTCAAGATGATATACCTGATTGTATTAAGAATATAAAAGTAAAGAATGCCAGATTGGATGAATTAAAGAAGCTGCTTCATGATATGCAAGTGGAACATGATTTACTTTTAGATCAGCCATACTATTTAACATTATTTTGTTCGCTTCTTTCTATTATAGAAAAGCACACGAATGGGATGCAGCTCTTAGCCAACGAGGGAAAAATCTACGAAGAAATAGATGGAAATTCAGCTATCTATTCGATGACGAAACATTTGGTGGATAAGCTGGAATTGCTTTATACCATTCGATTAAAACCATACGAAATGTATTCTCTTTATTATATTTTAAAAGCTTATAAACTCAATTCTAAGTTTTTCCTAAATCAAGATACCAAAGAAATCAAGAATGAAAAAGTCAAGACACTAGCTGAGCAGTTCATTTTAAACGTAACAGAAAACAGCGGTTATCAGTTTATAGAAGATAAAGAATTGGTCGAGCGATTGACCTTGCATCTTTATTCAATGGTCTATCGACTAGATCATCAAATCTATATTATGAATCCTATTATCAAATCGATAAAAACGAATTTCCCAAAGATTTTTAATCTGGTGAAAGACAGTGCCAAAGAATTAAATCAAGAAGGCATCTACGATAAATCGATAACAGATGAAGAGATTGGCTATATCGCGTTGTATTTTCAAATCTCCTACGATGAAAGATTTGCTAATAAAATACCAATATTAATTGAATGTTCAAGTGGAATTGGTACATCTCACTTGCTAAGCGGGAAAATCAAGAAAAATTTTCCGGAAATACACGTAAAAAAAATTATTGCTCAACAGCGGATTAAGCAAAGTGATTATGATGATGTTGAACTCATTATATCTACTGTCAAAACGCACAGTATTGTCGATAAACCTACGATTCTTGTCAGCCCTATTTTAAATGATGAGGAAAAGTATAAAATTCATCAATTTATAAAAAATTATTATCAACAACAAAGTTCACATCAGAACAATTATCTAAAAGTATAG
- the wzy gene encoding O-antigen polysaccharide polymerase Wzy: protein MDFKINLRKLSVISLYLLTILFIFLILNVISEMSYDEWLIIINILILSVLLIQLVFIKVLKYEFFSISVLFLLFSYVFHLSYQFLLLIDFDFGGMSYAIPTTRYGNDVYREAVEYSLKSIMMLFLGMMVLMPHHSKREIISVDNSDSNKFNKILGIILIIISLPVNVYILVIKIQGMIAGGYVGVIENSVGVLPSYLSNLLLPGVFLLLVSIKNNIKLVRLIAVAFIFYTFLGTFAGQRAYTILNIILFLYLYFNSIEKPKFKTIIYSVIAGYFTLSWFIVIRNNRAEGLSISSLFEIFNLENSVILNTFSELGFTINIVCITLSQEVNHIFGGQVLYSILTIIPKVSELFSEFNNYNIYNAFDLSRYGSSYIGDFNFDFGNVGIFISAIYGLIIQKLNNTIKRLLQEGKYFKVALILPLILELLFTVRSGTYKLLRIFIWTSMIILIIKLNLTLIWKGGKNNYANKKAR, encoded by the coding sequence ATGGATTTTAAAATAAATCTTAGAAAACTTTCGGTAATTTCTCTATATTTATTAACAATACTTTTTATTTTCTTAATACTAAATGTAATATCTGAAATGAGTTATGACGAATGGCTTATTATAATTAATATATTAATACTCAGTGTTTTACTTATACAACTAGTCTTTATAAAAGTGCTAAAATATGAGTTTTTTTCTATTAGTGTTTTATTTTTACTTTTTTCATATGTATTTCATTTATCATATCAATTCTTACTTTTAATTGATTTTGATTTTGGTGGAATGTCTTATGCTATACCAACAACTCGATATGGAAATGATGTATACAGAGAAGCGGTAGAATATTCTTTAAAGTCAATCATGATGTTATTTTTAGGTATGATGGTACTAATGCCACATCATTCTAAACGTGAAATAATTTCTGTAGATAATTCGGATTCCAATAAATTTAATAAGATATTAGGAATAATATTGATAATTATTTCCCTTCCAGTAAATGTATATATTTTAGTAATTAAGATACAAGGAATGATCGCTGGGGGATATGTAGGTGTTATAGAGAATTCTGTAGGAGTTTTGCCCTCATACTTATCAAATTTATTGTTACCTGGTGTATTTTTACTCTTAGTATCTATTAAAAATAATATAAAATTAGTAAGATTGATTGCTGTAGCTTTTATTTTTTATACTTTCTTAGGAACATTTGCTGGTCAAAGGGCATATACCATTCTAAATATTATTCTTTTCCTTTATTTGTATTTTAATAGTATAGAAAAGCCCAAATTCAAAACTATAATTTATAGTGTAATAGCTGGTTATTTCACCCTTTCATGGTTTATTGTAATAAGAAATAATAGGGCTGAGGGATTAAGTATTTCTTCTTTATTTGAAATATTTAATCTTGAAAATAGTGTTATTCTTAACACCTTTTCCGAGTTAGGGTTTACAATAAATATTGTTTGTATAACTCTTAGTCAAGAGGTTAATCATATCTTTGGCGGTCAAGTGCTTTATTCTATATTAACAATAATACCAAAAGTGTCAGAATTATTTAGTGAATTCAATAATTATAACATTTATAATGCTTTTGATTTAAGTCGTTATGGTAGTTCGTACATTGGAGATTTTAATTTTGACTTTGGTAATGTTGGAATATTTATATCTGCAATATATGGATTAATTATTCAAAAGTTAAATAATACTATTAAAAGATTATTACAAGAAGGAAAGTATTTTAAAGTTGCTTTAATTCTACCGTTAATATTGGAGTTATTGTTTACAGTACGTTCTGGTACTTATAAACTACTGCGTATTTTTATATGGACATCGATGATTATTTTAATCATAAAATTAAACCTCACATTAATTTGGAAAGGAGGAAAAAATAACTATGCAAATAAGAAAGCTCGTTGA
- a CDS encoding lipopolysaccharide biosynthesis protein, which yields MENEVIKSGLKNSIIVVITQSVSLVLGILKILILPIMLGTTNFGYWQVYLLYISYVGVFTLGFNDGIYLRYGKYNYQDLPKKVFRSSIRVFISIQICIMLIVSLLILLEPDIEKQKALLWASINIPITGLSGVLIYILQVTNQIKKYSIYTILDKIIVLLIIILLFIFKTDQYILVVIVDTFSKVIVLAIMCYSCKDILYGKGINIKTAYKELFENISVGIKLMLANLAGMLVLGFGRFIIERFENVEVYGTYSFALSTINLLLVFISAVGLVIYPTLNRLEEKRYSKYFVELNNIMVIIVFGLLIFYFPLYVFISRVMNEYVQIFEYLPIIFAIIFIQSKMQILINPYYKLLRQEKAMLRANIVGVIIAILIIVPSYLINKSVLMVAIGTFLAMGIRLYLSEIYLKKILSINYKSNIIVEIFGIIIFIFFAYQSNLLIGFFGYLIVFCICLIRNIKTVNQFIRYLF from the coding sequence ATGGAGAATGAAGTTATAAAATCAGGGCTTAAAAACTCGATTATTGTAGTTATAACACAATCGGTTAGTTTAGTACTCGGAATATTAAAGATTTTGATTTTACCGATCATGTTAGGTACAACCAACTTTGGATACTGGCAAGTTTACCTTTTATATATTTCATATGTAGGTGTATTTACTCTAGGTTTTAATGATGGAATATACTTGCGCTACGGAAAATATAATTATCAGGATTTGCCTAAAAAAGTATTTAGATCAAGTATTAGGGTTTTCATTTCTATTCAAATATGCATTATGTTGATTGTTTCTTTATTAATTTTACTTGAACCTGATATAGAAAAACAGAAAGCCCTGCTATGGGCTTCAATTAACATTCCAATTACAGGTCTATCAGGTGTCTTGATTTACATTTTACAAGTAACTAATCAAATAAAAAAATATAGTATCTATACTATACTTGATAAAATCATTGTACTTTTAATAATAATTTTATTATTCATTTTTAAAACTGATCAGTATATTTTAGTGGTCATAGTTGATACTTTTTCAAAAGTTATAGTTTTGGCTATAATGTGTTATTCATGTAAGGACATATTATATGGAAAAGGAATTAATATAAAAACGGCCTATAAAGAATTATTTGAAAATATTTCGGTCGGAATAAAATTGATGTTAGCTAATCTAGCGGGTATGTTAGTTTTGGGGTTCGGTCGATTTATAATAGAGAGATTTGAAAATGTTGAAGTATACGGAACTTATTCTTTTGCGCTCTCAACTATAAACTTATTGTTAGTTTTTATTTCAGCTGTTGGGTTAGTTATTTATCCCACTTTAAATAGGTTAGAAGAGAAACGATACTCGAAGTATTTTGTAGAGTTGAATAATATAATGGTTATTATAGTTTTTGGGCTGTTGATTTTTTATTTTCCTTTGTACGTATTTATTAGTAGAGTTATGAATGAATATGTACAAATTTTTGAATATTTGCCTATAATTTTTGCTATAATCTTTATTCAATCAAAAATGCAAATTTTAATAAATCCATATTACAAATTACTTCGACAAGAGAAAGCGATGCTTAGAGCAAATATTGTAGGAGTAATAATAGCTATTCTTATTATAGTACCTTCATATCTTATTAATAAATCTGTACTAATGGTTGCTATTGGTACCTTTTTAGCTATGGGAATAAGGTTATATTTATCTGAGATATATTTAAAAAAGATCCTTTCTATTAATTATAAATCAAATATAATAGTAGAGATTTTTGGCATAATAATTTTTATTTTCTTTGCTTACCAATCAAACTTATTAATAGGTTTTTTCGGTTATTTAATTGTTTTTTGTATATGTTTAATCCGTAATATAAAGACTGTTAATCAATTTATAAGATACTTATTTTAG
- a CDS encoding PTS sugar transporter subunit IIA, giving the protein MVVNMEELDFSKVVTEDLIQLDLQATTKIEVIKELTNLLFVNGCIDDEEGFIKDVMYRESEGVTGLEKGIAIPHGKSDYVLKTSIAIGRTKQHVEWESMDGSPINIIILFAVKNTDKTTTHIKLLQKIAVLLSDEETIEQFQTLQTKKDFLNLLSKNN; this is encoded by the coding sequence ATGGTGGTTAATATGGAAGAGTTAGATTTTAGTAAAGTAGTAACGGAGGATCTCATTCAATTGGATTTACAAGCGACAACGAAGATCGAAGTGATTAAGGAATTAACAAATCTATTGTTTGTAAACGGTTGCATAGATGATGAAGAAGGTTTTATTAAGGATGTGATGTATCGTGAAAGTGAGGGTGTGACTGGTTTAGAAAAAGGGATCGCGATCCCTCATGGAAAATCAGATTATGTTCTCAAAACCTCAATTGCCATTGGCCGAACAAAACAGCATGTGGAATGGGAGTCAATGGATGGAAGTCCAATTAATATTATCATCTTGTTTGCTGTGAAAAATACCGATAAAACGACAACACATATCAAACTGCTTCAGAAAATAGCCGTCTTATTGTCTGATGAAGAAACGATTGAACAGTTCCAAACGCTTCAAACGAAGAAAGATTTTTTAAATCTATTATCCAAAAATAATTAA